One segment of Pangasianodon hypophthalmus isolate fPanHyp1 chromosome 10, fPanHyp1.pri, whole genome shotgun sequence DNA contains the following:
- the mtfr1l gene encoding mitochondrial fission regulator 1-like — protein MMDTGAEVIPIWQNKPHGATRSVVRRIGSTLPLKPCPRACFQELPGLTPLRHTDGPLVPTLADIAWIAADEEETYARVRSDTRPFRQEWRPTPLMVLHRNSSVPNFRREGKRMEGLRKPGITALNRATALQDELSRLRAQIAKIVAGETDSNPITPDLLSPDDTSVGFSMAPFESAAYHPLPSASFVISDVTEVDEEEEEEEEEDESEVPELAPDPVPPVCMTASATFDLDRPTMDFREAEEDTVSLSKSTSFADVKDILKDMNRMKMSKDRYSRGCTSLREEDSANLISEALRKKFTLRDEDINMKK, from the exons ATGATGGACACTGGAGCG GAGGTGATTCCTATTTGGCAGAACAAACCTCACGGTGCGACCCGGAGTGTTGTGAGGAGAATCGGCTCCACGCTGCCTCTGAAACCCTGTCCCCGAGCCTGtttccag gAGCTGCCTGGTTTGACCCCACTGCGGCACACGGACGGCCCCCTGGTGCCCACGCTGGCCGACATCGCCTGGATCGCTGCTGACGAAGAGGAGACTTATGCCAGAGTCag GAGCGACACACGCCCCTTCCGGCAGGAGTGGAGGCCGACGCCCCTCATGGTCCTGCACAGGAACTCGTCAGTGCCCAATTTCAGGCGTGAGGGAAAGCGCATGGAGGGTCTGAGGAAGCCGGGCATCACGGCGCTGAACCGCGCCACCGCCCTGCAGGACGAGCTGAGCCGCCTCCGCGCACAAATCGCCAAGATTGTAGCGGGAGAGACCG ACTCGAACCCCATCACCCCGGACCTCCTTTCTCCAGACGACACCAGCGTCGGCTTCTCCATGGCTCCTTTCGAGAGCGCAGCGTACCACCCGCTCCCCAGCGCCTCCTTCGTCATCAGCGACGTCACAGAAGtagacgaggaggaggaggaggaggaagaggaggacgaGTCCGAGGTCCCCGAGCTAGCGCCCGACCCCGTGCCCCCCGTCTGCATGACGGCATCGGCGACCTTCGACCTCGACCGGCCCACCATGGACTTCCGGGAGGCGGAGGAAGACACGGTGTCGCTGTCCAAGTCCACCAGCTTCGCCGACGTCAAGGACATCCTGAAGGACATGAACCGCATGAAGATGAGCAAAGACAG atattCCCGCGGCTGTACGTCACTGAGGGAAGAGGACTCGGCTAATCTGATCTCTGAAGCTCTGAGGAAGAAGTTCACTCTGAGGGATGAAGACATTAATATGAAGAAGTGA